In Triticum urartu cultivar G1812 chromosome 6, Tu2.1, whole genome shotgun sequence, the following proteins share a genomic window:
- the LOC125512918 gene encoding protein SRG1-like — translation MASYDQQFKVLEVPPIVQELVGAGVQEPPSQYVLPVQDRPAAAVSEMPEPIPIIDLSRLSAGSAEEFDKLRSALENWDLFLAVGHGMEPSFLAEAMKVTREFFNLPLEEKQKYSNIVDGEKLGMDGYGNDMVVKENQVLDWNDRLNLLVEPESLRTYRLWPTQPPSFRDILSEYTIKCKAAANLVFRNMAKILNLQEEHLVNMIGDNSITQAIFNYYPQCPRPDHVLGLKAHIDGSIITVNFADAEGLQLQKNGVWYNVPIVPNALVMNVGDIMEILSNGFFKSLVHRVVTNAEKERLSLVLVYTLELETELEPVSELVDDKRPAQYMKIKLHDYMEKYHDTYATGTLAIDGVKI, via the exons ATGGCTTCTTATGACCAGCAATTCAAGGTTCTCGAGGTACCTCCGATCGTGCAAGAGCTGGTGGGCGCCGGCGTGCAGGAGCCACCGAGCCAGTACGTCCTTCCTGTGCAAGACCGTCCTGCCGCGGCGGTCTCCGAGATGCCCGAGCCCATCCCCATCATCGACCTCAGCCGGCTGTCTGCCGGCAGCGCCGAAGAGTTCGACAAGCTGCGGTCCGCCTTGGAGAACTGGGACCTCTTCCTG gctgttggacaTGGAATGGAGCCTAGCTTTCTTGCCGAGGCGATGAAGGTTACGAGAGAGTTCTTCAACCTCCCGCTGGAAGAGAAACAGAAGTACTCAAACATTGTCGACGGCGAGAAGCTGGGCATGGATGGATACGGTAACGACATGGTCGTGAAAGAGAATCAGGTCCTTGACTGGAACGACCGGCTCAATCTCCTAGTGGAACCCGAGTCCCTGAGAACCTACAGACTGTGGCCAACACAACCCCCTTCTTTCAG AGACATCCTGTCTGAGTACACCATCAAGTGCAAAGCGGCGGCTAACCTTGTCTTTCGAAACATGGCCAAGATACTCAATTTACAAGAGGAACACCTGGTAAACATGATCGGCGACAACTCCATCACCCAAGCTATATTCAACTACTACCCTCAGTGTCCAAGGCCGGACCACGTCTTGGGCCTCAAGGCCCACATCGACGGCTCCATAATCACAGTCAACTTCGCCGACGCTGAGGGGCTCCAGCTTCAGAAAAACGGCGTCTGGTACAACGTGCCCATCGTTCCAAATGCATTGGTCATGAACGTAGGAGATATAATGGAG ATTTTGAGTAATGGGTTCTTCAAGAGCCTGGTGCATAGGGTTGTGACCAATGCAGAGAAAGAGCGCTTGTCGTTGGTCCTGGTCTATACATTGGAGCTAGAGACAGAGCTTGAGCCGGTGTCAGAGCTGGTGGATGACAAGAGGCCTGCGCAATACATGAAGATCAAGCTCCACGACTACATGGAAAAATATCATGACACTTATGCCACAGGGACACTAGCCATCGATGGCGTGAAGATCTGA